In one window of Campylobacter coli DNA:
- a CDS encoding enoyl-ACP reductase translates to METEFKGKTLVISGGTRGIGKAIVYEFAKVGANVAFTYNSNAQIANEMVEDLEKNYKIKARAYEFNILEPETYKELFEKIDMDFDRVDYFISNAIISGRAVVGGYTKFMKLKPKGINNIFTATVNAFVVGAQEAAKRMEKVGGGSIISISSTGNLVYIENYSGHGTAKAAVEAMARYAATELGEKNIRVNVVSGGPIETDALRAFTNYEEVKQATINLSPLNRMGQPEDLAGACLFLCSNKASWVTGHTFIVDGGTTFK, encoded by the coding sequence ATGGAAACAGAATTTAAAGGAAAAACCTTAGTTATTAGTGGCGGAACACGCGGGATTGGTAAGGCTATTGTATATGAATTTGCAAAAGTAGGAGCAAATGTAGCTTTTACTTATAATTCAAATGCGCAAATCGCTAATGAAATGGTTGAGGATTTGGAGAAGAATTATAAGATCAAAGCAAGAGCTTATGAATTCAATATTTTAGAACCTGAAACTTACAAAGAGCTTTTTGAAAAAATTGACATGGATTTTGATAGGGTGGATTATTTTATTTCAAATGCTATTATTTCAGGTCGTGCAGTTGTGGGTGGTTATACTAAATTTATGAAGTTAAAACCAAAAGGAATTAACAATATCTTTACTGCTACTGTAAATGCTTTTGTTGTGGGAGCCCAAGAAGCAGCTAAGAGAATGGAGAAAGTAGGGGGTGGAAGTATTATTTCAATTTCATCTACTGGAAATTTAGTTTATATAGAAAATTACTCAGGACATGGCACAGCAAAAGCTGCGGTTGAAGCAATGGCAAGATATGCAGCAACAGAACTTGGAGAAAAAAATATCCGTGTAAATGTAGTCAGCGGTGGACCGATTGAAACAGATGCTTTAAGAGCTTTTACAAATTATGAAGAGGTTAAACAAGCAACTATAAATTTAAGTCCTTTAAACCGCATGGGACAGCCTGAGGATTTAGCCGGTGCTTGTCTTTTTCTTTGCTCAAATAAAGCAAGTTGGGTAACAGGACACACTTTCATCGTAGATGGTGGAACGACTTTTAAGTAA
- a CDS encoding NAD+ synthase: MDYEKISQALCEFIQRKVQDSGLSGVVLGLSGGIDSALVATLCKKALGENVFALLMPTKFSNQENLNDALDLCQELNLKYKIIEIQDILEAFLKQSENTDELSRGNFAARIRMSLLYDYSALKKALVVGTSNKSELLLGYGTIYGDLAYAFNPIGELYKSEIYELARYLNLNEKFIQKAPSADLWIGQSDEKDLGFSYELIDKGLKALENQDVKVLENLDKKLLDMLQSRIKNNAFKRNMPEIASLNK; encoded by the coding sequence ATGGATTATGAAAAAATTTCTCAAGCTTTATGTGAATTTATTCAGCGCAAGGTTCAAGACTCGGGTTTAAGTGGTGTTGTTTTAGGACTTAGTGGGGGAATTGATTCTGCTTTGGTGGCGACGCTTTGCAAGAAGGCTTTAGGCGAAAATGTTTTTGCGCTTTTAATGCCCACAAAATTTTCTAATCAAGAAAATTTAAACGATGCTTTAGATCTTTGTCAGGAATTAAATTTAAAATACAAAATCATAGAAATTCAAGACATTTTAGAAGCTTTTTTAAAACAAAGTGAAAATACAGATGAGTTAAGCAGGGGAAATTTTGCCGCACGCATTAGAATGAGCTTGCTTTATGATTATTCTGCTTTAAAAAAAGCTTTAGTGGTTGGTACTTCAAACAAAAGCGAATTGCTTTTGGGCTATGGGACAATTTATGGAGATTTAGCTTACGCTTTTAATCCCATAGGAGAGCTTTATAAAAGTGAAATTTATGAATTAGCAAGATATTTAAATTTAAATGAAAAATTCATTCAAAAAGCTCCAAGTGCAGATCTTTGGATAGGACAAAGTGATGAGAAAGACTTGGGTTTTTCCTATGAGCTTATAGATAAAGGATTAAAAGCACTTGAAAATCAAGATGTGAAAGTATTAGAAAATTTAGATAAAAAATTATTAGACATGCTTCAATCAAGAATAAAAAACAATGCTTTTAAAAGAAATATGCCTGAAATTGCGAGTTTGAATAAATAA
- a CDS encoding quinone-dependent dihydroorotate dehydrogenase — MLYNFIKPLLFKLDPENAHALVEGSLRTLNAALPGSLSFFAYNYIVNDDSLKQKLLGLDFNNPVGLAGGFDKNATMIRPLAALGFGFLEFGTFTPKPQEGNEKPRLFRLVKQESIQNAMGFNNQGAEKIAARLSKIYPFVLPLGANIGKNKITSNDKALEDYFTLFRNFKDLCDYFIVNISSPNTKNLRELQNDDFLNHLLEEARKITNKPILIKIAPDMPIDSALKLCENAILKGADGFIIANTSVDYSLLDNNRTFGGISGRLITEKSGIFFKELARVLFGKTLLIASGGIDSGELAYERIKNGANLIQVYTALIYKGPSLVRDINKTLIELLKQDGFMHISEVVGANLK; from the coding sequence ATGCTTTATAATTTTATAAAACCTTTACTTTTTAAACTCGATCCTGAAAATGCCCATGCTTTAGTAGAGGGCAGTTTAAGAACTTTAAATGCTGCTTTGCCAGGTTCTTTGAGCTTTTTTGCTTATAATTATATTGTAAATGATGATAGCTTGAAGCAAAAATTGTTAGGACTTGATTTTAACAATCCTGTGGGTTTAGCAGGAGGATTTGATAAAAATGCTACCATGATACGCCCTTTAGCAGCTCTTGGTTTTGGTTTTTTAGAATTTGGAACCTTTACACCAAAGCCTCAAGAGGGAAATGAAAAACCGCGTTTATTTCGCCTTGTAAAGCAAGAAAGCATACAAAATGCAATGGGTTTTAATAATCAAGGAGCGGAAAAAATCGCCGCAAGATTATCAAAAATTTATCCTTTTGTTTTGCCTTTGGGGGCAAATATAGGCAAAAATAAGATTACAAGCAATGATAAAGCTTTGGAGGATTATTTTACTCTATTTAGAAATTTTAAAGATTTGTGTGATTATTTTATCGTCAATATCTCTTCGCCCAATACTAAAAATTTAAGAGAACTTCAAAATGATGATTTTTTAAACCATCTTCTTGAAGAAGCTAGAAAAATCACAAATAAGCCTATTTTGATAAAAATTGCTCCTGATATGCCTATAGATAGTGCTTTAAAGCTTTGCGAAAATGCTATCTTAAAAGGAGCAGATGGCTTTATCATAGCCAATACAAGCGTAGATTATTCTCTTCTTGATAATAATAGAACTTTTGGCGGTATAAGCGGAAGACTCATCACTGAAAAAAGCGGTATTTTCTTTAAAGAGCTTGCTAGGGTTTTATTTGGAAAGACTTTACTTATTGCAAGTGGAGGGATAGACAGCGGCGAGCTTGCTTATGAGCGAATCAAAAATGGGGCTAATTTGATACAAGTTTATACAGCATTGATTTATAAAGGGCCTTCATTGGTAAGAGATATTAATAAAACTCTTATAGAATTATTAAAACAAGATGGTTTTATGCATATTAGTGAAGTGGTGGGAGCAAATTTAAAATGA
- a CDS encoding MBL fold metallo-hydrolase, with product MQILKQACGPYETNCYILNTSKGDFIIDPGLNALSFIKQYAKKPLAILNTHGHYDHVWDNARVKKEFDIPIYIHKNDEFMLQDPFGKGFEPSNADILIENEDELEISNTRFKFHFLPGHTPGCTMIELVGENLMFSGDFLFYRSIGRWDFPYSDANLMKQSLEKVMAYKEDFRLLPGHGQETSLRAEQVHLPSWLRYF from the coding sequence ATGCAAATTCTAAAACAAGCTTGCGGACCTTATGAGACAAATTGCTATATTTTAAATACCTCTAAAGGGGATTTTATAATAGATCCTGGCCTTAATGCTCTAAGCTTTATAAAACAATACGCTAAAAAACCTCTAGCGATTTTAAATACTCACGGGCATTATGATCATGTATGGGATAATGCTAGAGTAAAAAAAGAATTTGACATTCCAATTTATATCCATAAAAATGATGAATTTATGCTACAAGATCCTTTTGGAAAAGGTTTTGAGCCAAGCAATGCAGATATTTTAATCGAAAATGAAGATGAGCTTGAAATTTCTAACACTCGGTTTAAATTTCATTTTCTCCCTGGACATACACCAGGCTGTACCATGATAGAACTTGTGGGTGAAAATTTGATGTTTAGTGGAGATTTTTTATTTTATAGAAGTATAGGAAGATGGGATTTTCCTTATTCAGATGCCAATTTAATGAAACAAAGCTTGGAAAAAGTGATGGCTTATAAAGAAGACTTTAGACTTTTACCTGGGCATGGGCAAGAAACAAGCCTTAGAGCTGAACAAGTGCATTTGCCTTCTTGGCTTAGATATTTTTAA
- the thrC gene encoding threonine synthase produces MLLVESRNINNKVDFKNALVNPNAPQGGLYSPLNLPQFDGEKYADLSYKEFALKLIESFEFGHEALFDKALKSYEKFDDKNSPIALKKIKDKTYINELWHGPTRAFKDMALQPFGVLLNEFSQNEKILIICATSGDTGPATLKSFENLENIKVLCMYPKGGTSAIQELQMRALDKGNLKVFAIRGDFDDAQRTLKNLLAKETFKDELSKVGYGLCAANSVNFGRILFQIIYHYYASLKLYHEFKEEIEILVPSGNFGNALGAYYAKLMGAKISKIKIVSNANNILTDFFTKGEYDLRDRSLKKTISPAMDILISSNIERLLFSKFSDLRTNELMNLLKTEKYFKLEKEELQSLQEDFEADFCTDEECMNFIKESKILIDPHTATCFKMLDTSKPSIITSTAEWTKFTPSMVKALFGRECKDEKADFELLAKEFKVDIKKDLLELFDLKNADEKVYEIGDIEGEILEWIKK; encoded by the coding sequence ATGTTGCTAGTTGAAAGTAGAAATATAAACAATAAAGTAGATTTTAAAAATGCATTAGTTAATCCTAATGCTCCACAAGGTGGGCTTTATTCGCCTTTAAATTTGCCTCAATTTGATGGAGAAAAATACGCAGACTTATCTTATAAAGAATTTGCTTTAAAGTTGATAGAGAGTTTTGAATTTGGACATGAGGCTTTGTTTGATAAGGCTTTAAAAAGTTATGAAAAATTTGATGATAAAAACTCACCTATCGCTTTAAAAAAGATAAAAGATAAAACATATATTAACGAGCTTTGGCATGGGCCTACAAGAGCTTTTAAAGATATGGCTTTACAACCTTTTGGAGTGCTTTTAAATGAATTTTCTCAAAATGAAAAAATTTTAATCATTTGTGCTACGAGTGGAGATACAGGACCTGCAACGCTTAAAAGCTTTGAAAATTTAGAAAATATTAAAGTGCTTTGCATGTATCCAAAAGGTGGAACAAGTGCTATACAAGAGCTTCAAATGAGAGCTTTAGATAAGGGAAATTTAAAAGTTTTTGCTATCAGGGGAGATTTTGATGATGCACAACGCACTTTAAAAAATTTGCTTGCAAAAGAAACTTTTAAAGATGAATTGAGCAAAGTAGGATACGGACTTTGCGCTGCTAATTCTGTAAATTTTGGTAGAATTTTATTTCAAATCATCTATCATTACTATGCAAGCTTAAAACTTTATCATGAGTTTAAAGAAGAGATTGAAATTCTTGTACCAAGTGGGAATTTTGGCAATGCTTTAGGGGCGTATTATGCTAAATTGATGGGAGCTAAAATTTCTAAGATAAAAATTGTTTCTAATGCTAACAATATTCTTACTGATTTTTTTACCAAAGGAGAATATGATCTTAGGGATAGAAGTTTAAAAAAGACGATTTCTCCGGCTATGGATATACTTATTTCTTCAAATATCGAAAGATTGTTATTTTCTAAATTTTCAGATCTTAGGACTAATGAATTGATGAATTTGTTAAAAACTGAGAAATATTTCAAATTAGAAAAAGAGGAGTTACAAAGTTTGCAAGAGGATTTTGAAGCTGATTTTTGTACCGATGAAGAATGTATGAATTTTATTAAAGAGAGTAAAATTTTAATCGATCCGCATACTGCAACTTGCTTTAAAATGCTTGATACTTCAAAGCCAAGCATCATCACTTCAACAGCAGAATGGACTAAATTTACTCCAAGTATGGTAAAAGCACTTTTTGGTAGAGAATGCAAGGATGAAAAGGCAGATTTTGAGCTTTTGGCTAAAGAATTTAAAGTAGATATCAAAAAAGATCTTTTAGAGCTTTTTGATCTTAAAAATGCTGATGAAAAAGTCTATGAGATAGGGGATATCGAAGGTGAAATTTTAGAATGGATTAAAAAATGA
- the kdsB gene encoding 3-deoxy-manno-octulosonate cytidylyltransferase, with the protein MIIIPTRLASTRFPEKILCDIGGVPMFIATAKQVSSVDEVCIAVDDEKVLEIAKRYGFNAVLTSKNHESGTDRINEACKKLNLKDDEIIINVQADEPFIECENLAKFKEFANSCLKQEAFMASCYKDISKDDASDPNLVKVVCDKNNFALYFSRAKIPYERADYEESFKGHLGIYAYSVKALREFCTLENSALEKAEKLEQLRAIENGKKIKMLQINTDSMGIDTQEDYERALRIYLGE; encoded by the coding sequence ATGATTATTATACCGACAAGATTAGCTTCAACGCGTTTTCCTGAGAAAATTCTTTGCGATATAGGCGGTGTACCTATGTTTATCGCTACTGCTAAGCAAGTTTCGAGTGTGGATGAGGTTTGTATAGCAGTAGATGATGAAAAAGTGCTAGAAATCGCTAAAAGATATGGCTTTAACGCGGTTTTAACAAGTAAAAATCATGAAAGTGGCACAGATAGGATCAATGAAGCTTGTAAAAAGCTTAACCTAAAAGATGATGAAATCATCATCAATGTACAAGCAGATGAACCCTTTATAGAATGCGAGAATTTAGCCAAATTTAAAGAATTTGCTAATTCTTGTTTGAAACAAGAAGCTTTTATGGCGAGTTGTTATAAGGATATCAGTAAAGATGATGCAAGCGATCCGAATTTGGTGAAAGTGGTTTGCGATAAAAATAATTTTGCTTTATATTTTTCAAGAGCGAAAATTCCTTACGAAAGGGCAGACTATGAGGAAAGTTTTAAAGGACATTTAGGAATTTATGCTTATAGCGTTAAAGCTTTGCGTGAATTTTGCACTTTGGAAAATTCTGCTCTTGAAAAAGCTGAAAAACTAGAGCAATTAAGAGCTATTGAAAATGGCAAAAAGATAAAAATGCTTCAAATTAACACTGATAGCATGGGGATTGACACCCAAGAAGACTATGAAAGGGCTTTGCGAATTTATTTGGGAGAATAA
- a CDS encoding tetraacyldisaccharide 4'-kinase: MNEEKKYQLWLDNYFFKPSFFQKCLAFILLPLSLLYGLCAILNTCFRQKIDFKKPIISVGNLSFGGNGKTPICKAIAREFEGVFIVLRGYKRKSKGLVVVKNENTILAQVSQSGDEAMEYAFEECVKGVIVSEDRVVGIQKAFELGAKIVLLDDAFSKFHIQKFDILLESKIKPYFNFTLPSGAYRLPKFYEKKADFIACEGRDFIRYSYVKENPKAVLITAIAKPFRLYEHFIKARACYFFKDHYEFKKEELQALLDKHHCDTLMLTFKDYVKVKDFGFKCQIIELNIELKENFKEKLYQYIRSFNVAS, from the coding sequence ATGAATGAAGAAAAAAAGTATCAACTTTGGCTTGATAATTATTTTTTTAAACCCAGCTTTTTTCAAAAATGTTTAGCTTTTATTCTTTTGCCTTTGAGTTTGCTTTATGGTTTGTGTGCGATTTTAAATACTTGTTTTCGTCAAAAGATTGATTTTAAAAAACCCATTATAAGCGTAGGAAATTTAAGCTTTGGAGGAAATGGAAAAACACCTATTTGTAAGGCTATAGCAAGGGAATTTGAAGGCGTTTTTATAGTGCTTAGAGGTTATAAGCGTAAAAGTAAGGGTTTAGTTGTAGTTAAAAATGAAAATACAATTTTAGCTCAAGTTTCGCAAAGTGGCGATGAAGCGATGGAGTACGCATTTGAAGAATGTGTCAAGGGCGTGATCGTAAGTGAAGATAGGGTAGTAGGAATTCAAAAAGCTTTTGAGCTAGGGGCTAAAATAGTGCTTTTAGATGATGCTTTTTCTAAATTTCATATCCAAAAATTTGATATTTTACTTGAAAGCAAGATCAAGCCTTATTTTAATTTTACCTTACCAAGCGGTGCTTATCGTTTGCCTAAATTTTACGAAAAAAAAGCTGATTTTATAGCTTGTGAGGGTAGGGATTTTATACGCTATTCTTATGTAAAAGAAAATCCTAAGGCGGTTTTGATTACAGCTATTGCAAAGCCTTTTAGGCTTTATGAGCATTTTATAAAGGCTAGGGCTTGTTATTTTTTTAAAGATCATTATGAATTTAAAAAAGAAGAATTGCAAGCTTTGTTGGATAAGCATCATTGTGATACTTTAATGCTAACTTTTAAGGATTATGTTAAGGTGAAGGATTTTGGATTTAAGTGTCAGATTATAGAATTAAATATAGAATTAAAAGAAAATTTCAAAGAAAAATTATATCAATATATAAGGAGTTTTAATGTTGCTAGTTGA
- a CDS encoding ABC transporter ATP-binding protein, producing the protein MHKDMTLKDVLIRFKPFYKKYKKEFAIAIFGMILTSIGTAGSFASLKPILDYIFVEKNEALLYTLPFLLVVIYILKNLGFYLQTYYLSFIGMDTLRILRFKVLKNLLRLDLDFFKRNRSGELVSRCTNDINALQSIVSNIIPDFFRELLTIVGLLIVVFYQSPILAFFALVVLPCAILPLVHFARKLKKYARSIQETNSDLLSRLSEIFSNIELIKASNTQNKEGEKFAKQNNELCRLNLKSTRIDALTSPLMEIIGSLGVAAVIIIGGREVIHGTMSVGSFFAFITALFAIYTPLKRLSSLYGRLQGAIAASERTFYLIDLEPQILNGSKNLESIERIEFKQVDFAYENPYKSVLKNINFEFNKGEILALVGTSGGGKSSIINLLMRFYDKQKGEILLNDLDISEFSIESLHDRIGLVTQNIYLFNDSFAENIAYSEEPNEEKIIKALKLANAYEFVQEMGGIYAEIKEHGKNLSGGQKQRIAIARALYKNPDLLIFDEATSALDNESEKAIIETIENLKKDRLVLMIAHRLSTIENADKIAVIDQGQMIAIGTNKELLQSCELYQKFKNKEVDKV; encoded by the coding sequence ATGCATAAAGATATGACTCTTAAAGATGTTTTAATCCGTTTTAAGCCCTTTTATAAAAAATACAAGAAAGAATTTGCCATCGCTATTTTTGGTATGATACTTACTAGTATAGGAACGGCTGGAAGTTTTGCATCTTTAAAGCCTATTTTAGATTATATTTTTGTTGAAAAAAATGAGGCCTTGCTCTATACCTTGCCTTTTTTGCTTGTTGTTATTTATATTTTAAAGAATTTGGGTTTTTATTTGCAAACTTATTATTTAAGTTTTATAGGGATGGATACTTTAAGAATTTTGCGTTTTAAGGTTTTAAAAAATCTTTTAAGACTTGATCTAGATTTTTTTAAGCGCAATAGAAGTGGAGAGTTGGTAAGTCGTTGTACTAATGATATTAACGCTCTTCAAAGTATAGTTTCTAATATCATTCCTGATTTTTTTAGAGAGCTTTTAACGATTGTGGGTTTGTTGATAGTTGTATTTTATCAAAGTCCTATTTTGGCTTTTTTCGCTTTAGTGGTTTTACCTTGTGCGATTTTGCCCTTGGTGCATTTTGCTAGAAAATTAAAAAAATACGCTAGAAGCATACAAGAAACAAATTCTGATTTACTCTCAAGATTGAGTGAAATTTTTTCAAATATTGAGCTTATTAAGGCGAGCAATACCCAAAACAAAGAAGGCGAAAAATTTGCTAAACAAAACAATGAGCTTTGTCGTTTAAATTTAAAATCCACTCGCATTGACGCTCTAACTAGTCCGCTTATGGAGATTATCGGATCGCTTGGAGTGGCTGCGGTAATTATCATCGGAGGAAGAGAAGTGATCCATGGCACGATGAGTGTGGGTAGCTTTTTTGCTTTTATTACAGCACTTTTTGCTATTTATACACCCTTAAAAAGACTATCTTCGCTTTATGGCAGGCTACAAGGCGCGATAGCAGCAAGTGAGAGAACTTTTTATCTAATCGATTTAGAACCACAAATTCTAAATGGAAGTAAAAATTTAGAAAGTATAGAAAGGATTGAATTTAAGCAAGTAGATTTTGCTTATGAAAATCCTTATAAAAGTGTTTTAAAAAATATTAATTTTGAATTTAATAAGGGTGAAATTCTTGCACTTGTTGGAACAAGTGGGGGCGGAAAATCATCTATTATCAATCTTTTAATGCGTTTTTATGATAAGCAAAAGGGTGAGATTTTATTAAATGATTTAGATATCAGTGAATTCAGCATAGAAAGTTTGCATGATAGAATAGGCCTTGTAACGCAAAATATTTATCTTTTTAATGATAGCTTTGCTGAAAATATAGCTTACAGCGAAGAGCCTAATGAAGAAAAGATTATCAAGGCTTTAAAACTAGCTAATGCTTATGAATTTGTCCAAGAAATGGGAGGAATTTATGCAGAGATAAAAGAGCATGGTAAAAATTTAAGCGGAGGTCAAAAACAACGCATTGCCATAGCTAGAGCCTTATACAAAAATCCTGATTTACTTATCTTTGATGAAGCAACTTCAGCTCTTGATAATGAAAGTGAAAAAGCTATCATCGAGACTATAGAAAATTTAAAAAAAGATAGACTTGTTTTAATGATAGCTCATCGTTTAAGCACTATAGAAAATGCAGACAAGATCGCAGTGATTGATCAAGGGCAAATGATTGCCATAGGAACCAATAAAGAGCTTTTACAAAGTTGCGAACTTTATCAGAAATTTAAAAACAAAGAAGTAGATAAAGTCTAG
- the dapA gene encoding 4-hydroxy-tetrahydrodipicolinate synthase yields MDKNIIIGAMTALITPFKNGKLDEQSYARLIQRQIDNGIDAVVPVGTTGESATLTHEEHRTCIEIAVDICKGTKVKVLAGAGSNATHEAVDLAQFAKEHGADGILSVAPYYNKPTQQGLYEHYKAIANSVDIPVLLYNVPGRTGCEISTETIIKLFRDCENIYGVKEASGNIDKCVDLLAHEPRMILISGEDAINYPILSNGGKGVISVTSNLLPDMISKLTHLALEENYKEAKKINDELYNINKILFCESNPIPIKTAMYIAGLIESLEFRLPLCPPSKENFAKIEEVMKKYKIKGF; encoded by the coding sequence ATGGATAAAAATATCATTATCGGAGCAATGACAGCTTTGATTACACCTTTTAAAAATGGCAAGTTAGATGAGCAAAGTTATGCAAGATTGATACAAAGACAAATTGATAATGGCATTGATGCGGTAGTTCCTGTTGGGACGACAGGAGAAAGTGCAACTTTAACCCATGAAGAACATAGAACTTGTATTGAAATTGCAGTAGATATTTGTAAAGGAACTAAGGTTAAGGTTCTAGCGGGTGCTGGAAGCAATGCTACTCATGAGGCTGTGGATTTGGCTCAATTTGCCAAAGAGCATGGAGCAGATGGAATTTTAAGCGTAGCTCCTTATTATAACAAACCAACACAGCAAGGACTTTATGAGCATTATAAAGCGATTGCAAATAGTGTGGATATTCCTGTGCTTTTATACAATGTCCCTGGAAGAACAGGCTGTGAAATTAGCACCGAGACTATTATTAAATTATTTAGAGATTGTGAAAATATTTATGGAGTTAAAGAAGCGAGTGGAAATATAGACAAATGCGTTGACTTGCTTGCACATGAACCAAGGATGATATTGATTTCAGGTGAAGATGCGATCAATTATCCTATACTTTCTAATGGGGGCAAAGGGGTGATTTCGGTTACTTCAAATTTATTGCCTGATATGATTAGCAAGCTTACCCATTTGGCTTTAGAAGAAAATTATAAAGAAGCTAAAAAGATTAATGACGAGCTTTATAATATCAATAAAATTTTATTTTGCGAGAGCAATCCCATCCCTATAAAAACTGCTATGTATATAGCAGGACTTATTGAAAGTTTGGAATTTAGACTTCCTCTTTGCCCTCCAAGTAAAGAAAACTTTGCTAAAATAGAGGAAGTGATGAAAAAATATAAAATTAAAGGATTTTAA
- a CDS encoding pitrilysin family protein: MIDYSKITLKNKLDVYTFPVNKNSDVISVDIFYKVGSRNEIMGKSGIAHMLEHLNFKSTKNLKAGEFDEIVKGFGGVDNASTGFDYTHYYIKCSKKNLDKTLELFAELMENLSLKDEEFQPERSVVLEERRWRTDNNPLGYLYFRLFNHAFMYHPYHWTPIGFFKDIENWSIEDIKEFHSIYYQPKNAILIVSGDIDSEEVFSGAKKHFEKIKNTKPIPKIHTKEPKQDGAKRIEIKKPTHTELLAIGFKIPNFKHKDIPALNALAELLGNGKSSMMNEVLVDELNLVNEFYSFANDCIDENLFIFICNCNVGVKAEKVEQELWKIIDRLKKGDFSSKDLQKVKNNVKSDFIFSLDTASAVSNTYGSYLARGDLKPLLEYENNIAHLCEQDLVKSAKKYFDRSNSTTLILRKD, encoded by the coding sequence ATGATAGACTATAGTAAAATTACATTAAAAAATAAATTAGATGTTTATACTTTTCCTGTAAATAAAAACAGTGATGTTATCAGTGTGGATATTTTTTACAAAGTGGGTTCAAGAAATGAGATCATGGGAAAAAGCGGTATAGCTCATATGCTTGAACATTTGAATTTTAAAAGCACTAAAAATTTAAAAGCAGGAGAATTTGATGAGATAGTTAAGGGTTTTGGCGGGGTTGATAACGCTAGCACAGGCTTTGATTATACTCATTATTATATTAAATGTTCTAAGAAAAATTTAGACAAAACTTTAGAACTTTTTGCAGAGCTTATGGAAAATTTAAGCCTTAAAGATGAAGAATTTCAGCCCGAAAGAAGCGTGGTTTTAGAAGAGCGTAGATGGAGAACGGATAATAATCCTTTAGGATATTTGTACTTTAGACTTTTTAATCACGCTTTTATGTATCATCCTTATCATTGGACTCCTATAGGCTTTTTTAAGGATATAGAAAATTGGAGCATAGAAGATATTAAAGAATTTCATAGCATTTATTATCAGCCTAAAAATGCTATTTTGATAGTAAGTGGGGATATTGATAGCGAAGAGGTTTTTAGTGGAGCTAAAAAACATTTTGAAAAAATCAAAAATACCAAACCTATTCCAAAAATTCATACTAAAGAGCCTAAACAAGATGGAGCTAAAAGGATAGAGATTAAAAAACCAACTCACACCGAACTTCTTGCCATAGGTTTTAAAATTCCTAATTTTAAACATAAGGATATACCTGCTTTAAATGCTTTAGCAGAGCTTTTAGGAAATGGAAAAAGTTCTATGATGAATGAGGTTTTGGTTGATGAGTTAAATTTGGTTAATGAATTTTATTCTTTTGCAAATGATTGTATAGATGAGAATTTGTTTATTTTTATTTGTAATTGCAATGTAGGTGTAAAAGCAGAAAAAGTAGAGCAAGAGCTTTGGAAGATTATAGACAGGCTTAAAAAGGGTGATTTTTCAAGCAAGGATTTGCAAAAAGTAAAAAATAATGTCAAGAGCGATTTTATCTTCTCGCTTGATACAGCAAGTGCGGTTTCCAATACTTATGGTTCTTATTTGGCTAGAGGGGATTTAAAACCTCTCTTAGAATATGAAAACAATATAGCCCATTTGTGCGAGCAAGACTTGGTTAAAAGTGCTAAAAAATATTTTGATAGATCAAATTCGACTACATTGATTTTAAGAAAGGATTAA